A part of Deinococcus sp. KNUC1210 genomic DNA contains:
- a CDS encoding ABC transporter substrate-binding protein: MRQPLALLALTLSAALGTAAADKVTTPIPIGIGVAQTSNTALLGQEQVIGARFAEKYINARGGINGTPIKLIFQDTGGDEAGAINAFQNLITKDKVVGIVGPTLSQQAFSADPIADRAKVPVLGPSNTAKGIPQIGAFIARVSAPVAVVAPNAIRQALKLDPKIKKVAVLYAQNDAFSVSETGTFQDTAKAQGLTVATVQKFLTTDTDFTTQVTAVLNENVDLVIVSGLANDGGNLVKQLRQLGYKGSIIGGNGLNTSNIFPVCQQYCDGIIIAQAYSPAQPSANNQLFVKEYTAQYKKAPPQFAAQAFTGVQVMVDALRILDRKKKLADWELSDLRVALNAQILVGKYNTPLGAISFDKEGELNQAAFYVAQIKMKDAKTGTFVFLK; the protein is encoded by the coding sequence ATGCGCCAACCTCTTGCTCTGCTGGCTCTGACACTCAGCGCCGCTCTCGGAACTGCCGCCGCCGATAAAGTCACCACGCCCATTCCCATCGGAATCGGCGTGGCGCAGACCAGCAACACCGCACTTCTCGGACAGGAACAGGTGATCGGGGCGCGTTTTGCCGAGAAATACATCAATGCACGCGGCGGTATCAACGGCACACCCATCAAACTGATCTTTCAGGACACGGGCGGCGACGAGGCCGGGGCCATCAACGCCTTTCAGAACCTGATCACCAAAGACAAGGTGGTCGGCATCGTGGGGCCGACGCTCTCTCAGCAGGCGTTCTCCGCCGATCCCATCGCAGACCGCGCCAAGGTTCCCGTACTGGGGCCGAGCAACACTGCCAAAGGGATTCCCCAGATCGGGGCATTTATCGCCCGCGTGTCGGCTCCGGTCGCGGTGGTGGCTCCAAACGCCATCAGGCAGGCCCTCAAGCTCGATCCGAAGATCAAGAAGGTGGCGGTGCTGTATGCCCAGAACGACGCCTTCTCGGTCAGCGAAACCGGAACCTTTCAGGACACCGCCAAGGCGCAGGGCCTGACGGTGGCGACGGTGCAGAAATTCCTGACCACCGACACCGATTTCACCACCCAGGTCACGGCGGTCCTGAACGAGAATGTCGATCTGGTGATCGTGTCGGGCCTCGCCAACGACGGCGGCAATCTGGTCAAGCAGCTGCGGCAGCTGGGGTACAAGGGCAGCATTATCGGCGGCAACGGCCTGAACACCTCCAACATCTTCCCGGTCTGTCAGCAGTACTGCGACGGCATCATCATCGCGCAGGCGTACAGCCCCGCCCAGCCGAGCGCCAACAACCAGCTGTTCGTCAAGGAATACACCGCGCAGTACAAGAAGGCTCCGCCGCAGTTTGCCGCTCAGGCATTTACCGGCGTGCAGGTGATGGTCGATGCCCTGCGAATTCTGGACCGCAAGAAGAAGCTGGCCGACTGGGAACTGAGCGATCTGCGCGTGGCGCTGAACGCCCAGATTCTGGTGGGCAAGTACAACACCCCGCTGGGCGCGATCTCGTTCGACAAGGAAGGCGAGCTGAATCAGGCCGCCTTCTACGTCGCGCAGATCAAGATGAAGGACGCCAAGACCGGTACCTTCGTCTTCCTGAAGTAA
- a CDS encoding branched-chain amino acid ABC transporter permease — MTDLLQNLINGLAIGSVYAIFALGYTLVFSILGIINFAHGAVFTLGAYFTYTLVVGQFENNGLIKGLNLFPAGSPFHGTPWAFALAALLGATLSGLVAVLIERLAFRPMRARGADPLLALVSSLGVALVIVNLIQILVGAESYNFPPDIYGDLKPALILHVGGKLIVVRTVQVIIFAVSMLLLLILGYVIGRTRTGKALRAVAENPATASLLGISVSRFIVITFFLSGFLGGLAGTLVSTAFSVAGPYFGVTYGLKGLAVIVLGGLGSIPGAVVGGLVIGLAEAFVPAQYSAYREAVAFALLFVMLLLRPQGLLGQRLIQKV; from the coding sequence ATGACCGATCTGCTGCAAAATCTGATCAACGGCCTCGCCATCGGCAGCGTGTATGCCATCTTCGCACTCGGGTACACGCTGGTCTTTTCCATTCTGGGCATCATCAACTTCGCACACGGCGCGGTGTTTACGCTCGGCGCGTATTTCACGTACACGCTGGTGGTCGGTCAGTTCGAGAACAACGGCCTGATCAAGGGCTTGAACCTGTTTCCTGCCGGTTCGCCGTTTCACGGTACGCCCTGGGCCTTTGCGCTGGCTGCCCTCCTCGGGGCCACGCTGTCGGGGCTGGTGGCTGTGCTGATCGAGCGGCTGGCCTTCCGGCCCATGCGGGCACGCGGCGCAGATCCGCTGCTGGCGCTGGTCAGCAGCCTGGGCGTGGCACTCGTCATCGTGAACCTGATTCAGATTCTGGTCGGGGCCGAGAGTTACAACTTTCCGCCCGACATCTACGGCGACCTGAAACCCGCGCTGATCCTGCACGTGGGCGGCAAGCTGATCGTGGTGCGAACTGTGCAGGTCATCATCTTTGCCGTCAGCATGCTGCTGCTGCTGATTCTGGGCTACGTGATCGGACGGACGCGCACCGGCAAGGCGCTGCGGGCGGTGGCCGAGAATCCCGCGACAGCCAGTCTGCTGGGCATCAGCGTGTCGCGCTTCATCGTCATCACCTTCTTTCTGTCGGGCTTTCTGGGCGGTCTGGCCGGAACGCTGGTGAGCACGGCGTTCAGCGTGGCGGGACCATATTTCGGCGTCACCTATGGCCTGAAAGGGCTGGCGGTGATCGTGCTGGGCGGCCTGGGCAGCATTCCCGGCGCGGTGGTGGGCGGTCTGGTCATCGGTCTGGCCGAGGCGTTTGTGCCTGCCCAGTACAGCGCCTACCGGGAGGCGGTGGCCTTCGCGCTGCTGTTCGTGATGCTGCTGCTGCGCCCTCAGGGGTTGTTGGGGCAGCGGCTGATTCAGAAGGTGTAG
- a CDS encoding branched-chain amino acid ABC transporter permease — MDFLQTYGFLIVTMLQQGLLGLSLYFPLMAGQLSLASPGFYALGGYIAAIILTSPAFAGWRDALGGWIFPLTWLLAALASALLGVIVGVPALRLRGIYLALATIAFVQILQVVSLNLEITGGAVGLFGIPQAFGFEDRWQYIWVFLPLTVLVLLFARQLERSRVGRALRAIREDELAADAVGISPTRYKVLAFVIGAALAGIVGAMSAPFLNTWNARQGTFDASIAFLAYTLIGGSRSLWGPLLGGALLSSLPELLRGLADWRLVINGLVLVVASLYLPQGIVGALSRLRRPTPPKRPPVAPPPTLPLGDVP, encoded by the coding sequence ATGGATTTCCTGCAAACCTACGGCTTCCTGATCGTCACCATGCTTCAGCAGGGGCTGCTGGGTCTGAGCCTGTATTTTCCCCTGATGGCGGGCCAGCTGTCGCTCGCCAGTCCCGGTTTCTATGCGCTGGGCGGTTATATCGCGGCCATCATCCTGACCAGTCCGGCGTTTGCTGGCTGGCGAGACGCGCTGGGCGGCTGGATCTTCCCACTCACCTGGCTGCTGGCGGCGCTCGCCTCGGCGCTGCTGGGTGTCATCGTGGGCGTGCCTGCTCTGCGGCTGCGCGGCATCTATCTCGCGCTTGCCACCATCGCCTTCGTGCAGATTTTGCAGGTGGTCAGCCTGAATCTGGAGATCACCGGGGGCGCGGTGGGACTGTTCGGCATTCCGCAGGCGTTCGGCTTTGAAGACCGCTGGCAGTACATCTGGGTTTTCCTGCCGCTCACGGTGCTGGTGCTGCTGTTCGCCCGTCAGCTGGAGCGCTCGCGTGTGGGAAGGGCGCTGCGGGCCATCCGCGAGGACGAACTGGCCGCCGATGCGGTGGGGATTTCTCCGACCCGCTACAAGGTGCTGGCCTTTGTGATCGGAGCGGCGCTGGCAGGCATTGTCGGGGCCATGAGTGCGCCCTTCCTGAATACCTGGAATGCCCGGCAGGGCACCTTCGACGCCTCCATCGCCTTCCTCGCCTATACCCTGATCGGAGGCAGCCGCAGCCTGTGGGGGCCGCTGCTGGGCGGGGCACTGCTGTCCAGCCTGCCCGAGCTGCTGCGCGGTCTGGCCGACTGGCGGCTGGTCATCAACGGATTGGTACTGGTGGTCGCCAGTCTGTACCTGCCGCAGGGCATCGTGGGGGCGCTGTCGAGGTTGCGCCGACCCACACCGCCGAAGCGCCCGCCTGTTGCTCCACCGCCCACCCTGCCGCTCGGAGACGTGCCTTGA
- a CDS encoding ABC transporter ATP-binding protein, giving the protein MSVPVLQLSGLTRRFGGLIAVNNVSFEVQEGEIFGLIGPNGAGKTTLFNLMTGLTPPSSGRLLYHGSDITAQQPHTIAEKGIARTFQNIRLFKSLSALENIKIARHARTRAGLLAGVFGRDRAEERAVDERAWALLDLVGLSNKAGQEAQNFSYGDQRRLEIARALATDPRVLLLDEPAAGMNTSEKGELTAFIRRVQQEFRLTVLVIEHHVPLVMKLCDRVAVLNFGELIAVGDPASVQRDPKVIEAYLGGS; this is encoded by the coding sequence TTGAGCGTCCCGGTGTTGCAGCTCAGTGGTCTGACCCGCCGATTCGGGGGCCTGATCGCCGTCAACAACGTCTCGTTCGAGGTGCAGGAAGGTGAAATCTTCGGACTCATCGGGCCAAACGGAGCAGGAAAGACCACGCTCTTCAACCTGATGACCGGCCTGACACCGCCCAGCAGCGGCCGCCTGCTGTACCACGGTTCAGATATCACCGCCCAGCAGCCGCATACCATCGCAGAAAAAGGAATCGCGCGAACCTTCCAGAACATCCGGCTGTTCAAGTCGCTCAGCGCTCTGGAAAACATCAAGATCGCCCGCCATGCTCGGACCCGTGCTGGTCTACTGGCTGGCGTCTTCGGGCGCGACAGGGCCGAGGAACGTGCGGTAGACGAGCGGGCCTGGGCGCTGCTCGATCTGGTGGGCCTGAGCAACAAAGCCGGGCAGGAAGCGCAGAATTTCAGTTACGGCGATCAGCGGCGGCTGGAAATTGCGCGGGCGCTCGCCACCGATCCGCGGGTGCTGCTGCTCGACGAACCCGCCGCCGGAATGAATACCAGCGAAAAGGGCGAGCTGACCGCGTTTATCCGCCGCGTTCAGCAGGAATTTCGTCTGACGGTGCTGGTGATCGAGCATCATGTGCCGCTGGTCATGAAGCTGTGTGACCGGGTGGCGGTGCTGAATTTCGGGGAGCTGATCGCGGTGGGCGACCCGGCGAGCGTGCAGCGGGATCCGAAGGTCATCGAAGCGTATCTGGGCGGGTCATAA